The following are encoded together in the Pirellulales bacterium genome:
- a CDS encoding YHS domain-containing protein: protein MKRFGGWVLGGACLLLLGPTVRLSGAADKPAAEKQESVAADKKALAPFQPYIGEWKGVGQPRRGSSQGAWSEEAGWAWHFTDKHAELTAQISHDPYFSSLRLQLGDQPERLRLIGTTDRKGEVPFDGAIGADGQLVLTAAGETKPDQPARVSMRLVAGGDRLVVLYERRSGEQFARLAEVGYTRKGSSFAVAGGDPHECIVTGGHGTIAVDYKGQTYYFCCTGCRDLFKQDPEAVLAEYRERKAKEQAAKNP, encoded by the coding sequence ATGAAGCGGTTTGGCGGATGGGTTCTCGGAGGCGCGTGCCTGTTGTTGCTGGGGCCGACGGTGCGTTTGAGCGGTGCGGCAGATAAACCCGCGGCGGAGAAACAGGAATCGGTTGCGGCGGACAAGAAAGCGCTCGCGCCGTTTCAGCCCTATATCGGCGAGTGGAAGGGGGTGGGTCAGCCGCGGCGCGGGTCCAGTCAAGGAGCTTGGAGCGAAGAGGCCGGGTGGGCCTGGCATTTCACCGACAAGCATGCCGAGTTGACGGCCCAGATTTCGCACGACCCGTATTTCTCATCACTCCGATTGCAGCTTGGCGATCAACCAGAGCGGCTGCGGCTCATCGGCACGACCGACCGCAAAGGCGAAGTGCCGTTCGATGGCGCGATCGGCGCGGACGGGCAACTGGTGCTGACAGCGGCCGGCGAGACGAAGCCCGATCAACCGGCCCGCGTCTCGATGCGCCTCGTCGCCGGCGGCGATCGGTTGGTGGTGCTCTACGAACGACGCTCGGGCGAGCAATTCGCTCGGTTGGCCGAGGTCGGTTACACGCGTAAAGGGAGTTCGTTTGCCGTGGCTGGAGGCGACCCGCACGAGTGCATAGTCACCGGCGGGCACGGCACGATCGCCGTCGACTATAAGGGGCAGACATACTACTTCTGTTGCACCGGCTGCCGCGATCTATTCAAGCAAGACCCCGAAGCCGTGCTGGCCGAGTACCGCGAACGGAAAGCCAAGGAACAAGCGGCCAAGAATCCGTGA